A window from Candidatus Nitrospira neomarina encodes these proteins:
- a CDS encoding transposase gives MKKKRFTEEQIFRILRDAEAKTIDAAARQHGASEQSIYGWKRQFGQKEEAEGGGRSAGTPAPSARKCRAKKDLAERDLEVK, from the coding sequence ATGAAGAAGAAGCGGTTCACCGAAGAACAGATTTTCCGGATTTTGCGTGATGCGGAAGCGAAGACGATTGATGCGGCAGCTCGGCAACATGGTGCTTCGGAACAATCTATTTATGGCTGGAAACGCCAATTTGGTCAGAAGGAGGAGGCAGAAGGAGGAGGCAGAAGTGCGGGAACTCCGGCACCTTCGGCAAGAAAATGCCGGGCCAAGAAAGACTTAGCCGAACGAGACTTGGAAGTGAAGTGA
- a CDS encoding FG-GAP-like repeat-containing protein, whose protein sequence is MKKIVLVSLGCLLSVLVASVVPAIAAVVRQPYLQLVTPTSITIVWRTDLNSADNSQVKYGTVSGSLTQTATGTAVTRAGLNVKDHIVTITGLAAATKYFYNVGTAPNVVQAGGTTNHFFVTAPPIGSATPIRAWVLGDSGDAGVNQRNVRDAMLTETSANPPDIILHMGDMAYENGTDAEFTSKHFAIYQDILRQTPLWPTLGNHEVPNSTSSMGIGPYYEAHVLPSSGQAGGVASGTEAYYAFDYANVHFIVLDSMDSSRAPGSPMVTWLQNDLASTGQEWVIAFWHHPPYSKGHDSDNAADSGGRLVDMREKILPILEAGGVDLVFAGHSHAYERSYLLDGAYGYGTAPNFATPSFNTLQADGHILDAGNGNPSGTGAYQKSAGGVSHDGTVYVVAGHGGHDLDSTHPVHPVMAVLDVAYGSVLLDITGSSLTFRNLREGGDITDTVSIVKNSSGTIATHDFNIDGKSDLVWRNTSTGASAVWLMNGVNIANTGFPGGASLSWKIAGKGDLNGDGKSDLVWRNTNSGAVSVWFMNGTTITSTGFPPGAPLAWQIAGVGDLNGDGKADLVWRNTSSGAVAVWIMNGTTILSTGFPGTVPLDWVIKEVGDLNGDGKADLVWRKNSTGAVAVWLMNGAAITSTGFPSGGSLAWQIVGLGDVNGNGTDDIVWRHASSGAVAVWFMNGATITSTGFPGSVSLNWVIRQVGDFNGDGKADLVWHNTGSGTVAVWLMNGATITSTGYPATTSLDWQIQ, encoded by the coding sequence ATGAAGAAAATTGTTTTGGTAAGCCTGGGCTGTCTGCTGTCCGTGCTGGTGGCCTCTGTGGTGCCAGCCATTGCGGCCGTTGTGCGGCAACCTTACCTGCAGCTTGTCACCCCCACCTCCATTACGATTGTTTGGCGTACCGACCTGAATTCAGCGGACAATAGCCAGGTAAAATACGGCACGGTGTCCGGCTCCCTGACCCAAACGGCAACCGGCACGGCGGTCACCCGGGCCGGGCTCAACGTCAAGGATCACATTGTTACCATTACGGGCCTGGCGGCTGCCACGAAATATTTCTATAACGTCGGCACCGCGCCGAATGTCGTGCAGGCGGGTGGGACGACTAATCACTTTTTTGTCACGGCCCCCCCCATCGGGTCGGCTACACCTATTCGAGCATGGGTGCTGGGCGACTCCGGCGACGCCGGGGTCAATCAACGGAATGTGCGGGATGCGATGCTGACCGAAACTTCGGCGAACCCACCAGATATTATTCTTCACATGGGGGACATGGCGTATGAAAATGGCACCGACGCGGAATTTACCAGCAAGCATTTTGCGATCTATCAAGATATTCTCCGCCAGACGCCCCTTTGGCCGACGCTGGGCAATCATGAGGTTCCGAACAGCACGAGCTCCATGGGCATTGGCCCTTACTATGAGGCCCATGTCCTGCCGAGTAGTGGCCAAGCAGGAGGGGTAGCTTCCGGCACCGAGGCCTACTATGCCTTTGATTACGCCAATGTGCATTTTATTGTGCTGGATTCGATGGACAGTAGCCGGGCCCCGGGTTCGCCGATGGTGACCTGGTTACAAAATGATCTGGCTTCGACGGGGCAGGAGTGGGTGATCGCTTTCTGGCATCATCCGCCCTATTCGAAAGGCCACGATTCCGACAATGCGGCCGACTCCGGAGGACGGCTGGTCGACATGCGGGAGAAGATTCTCCCTATTCTAGAAGCTGGGGGCGTTGATTTGGTCTTTGCGGGACATTCCCATGCCTATGAGCGATCCTACCTCCTAGATGGCGCCTACGGCTATGGCACAGCTCCTAATTTTGCCACCCCATCATTCAATACGCTGCAAGCCGATGGCCATATTCTTGATGCCGGAAATGGGAATCCCTCTGGCACGGGAGCATATCAAAAAAGTGCCGGCGGTGTTTCGCACGATGGGACAGTCTATGTCGTGGCAGGCCACGGAGGCCATGATCTTGATTCGACCCATCCCGTACATCCCGTCATGGCGGTGTTGGACGTAGCCTATGGATCGGTACTCTTAGACATTACGGGCAGCAGTCTCACATTTCGAAATTTGCGGGAAGGGGGCGACATTACCGACACCGTGAGTATCGTCAAAAATTCTAGTGGTACCATTGCCACGCATGATTTTAATATTGACGGCAAATCGGATCTTGTTTGGCGGAATACCAGTACCGGGGCCTCGGCCGTGTGGCTCATGAATGGTGTTAATATTGCCAACACCGGGTTTCCAGGCGGGGCGTCTTTATCCTGGAAAATCGCCGGAAAGGGCGATCTTAATGGCGACGGGAAGTCAGACCTCGTCTGGCGAAATACCAATAGTGGCGCCGTGTCGGTGTGGTTCATGAACGGGACAACCATCACGTCGACGGGTTTCCCACCCGGGGCGCCTTTAGCGTGGCAGATCGCGGGCGTGGGGGATCTCAATGGCGATGGGAAGGCAGACCTCGTCTGGCGAAATACGAGCAGTGGTGCCGTGGCGGTGTGGATCATGAACGGGACAACCATCCTATCGACTGGCTTTCCAGGCACTGTTCCCTTGGATTGGGTGATTAAGGAGGTAGGCGATCTCAATGGCGATGGGAAGGCAGACCTTGTTTGGCGTAAAAACAGCACAGGGGCCGTGGCAGTGTGGTTGATGAATGGAGCCGCTATTACGTCAACCGGTTTCCCATCCGGTGGATCCTTAGCCTGGCAGATTGTGGGCTTGGGAGATGTAAATGGGAATGGCACGGATGACATTGTTTGGCGTCATGCGAGTTCAGGCGCGGTGGCGGTGTGGTTCATGAATGGGGCGACTATCACATCGACCGGCTTTCCAGGTAGTGTCTCGTTAAATTGGGTGATTCGGCAAGTTGGTGATTTCAATGGCGATGGGAAGGCAGACCTCGTCTGGCATAATACTGGTAGTGGCACAGTAGCGGTATGGTTAATGAATGGGGCGACGATAACCTCAACCGGCTATCCCGCGACGACCTCCCTAGATTGGCAAATTCAATAG